The Polyangium spumosum region CTCGAGATCACGCCTCGCCACGCTCCGCATGATCACGTCCTCCTCGTCCCAGCTCGACGAGGGCAGGACCGCGATCCGCGGCAGAGGCCGCGTCGCGCCCGCGACCACCACGATGTTCCCGAGCAGATCCTCCGGGTTTGGCGGGGCGTCCCCGGGCGGGGGCGCGGGTTCGTCCGCGACCGCGCCCTTCGATGCGCCGATCGAGAGGGACGAGAGGGCGAAGGCGAAAAGCAGGATCTTCTTCAATCGCATAGCGAAGGCGTGCAGGTGAAGGTCAACGATATCTGGCTCTGAACGATGTCCGGGTAATTCTCGGGCGGGGGCGGCAATTCCTCCCCCCTCGCGCTCTCCAGCGCGGACCGCGCCGCGGCGTCGAACGCCGCCTGGCCGCTCGATACGATCGCGAAGCTCGCGACCGACCGACCGCCCGAGAGCGTCACCGTCGCGGCGACGCGGAACTTCGTGATCTCCTCGGGGGACAAACCCGACCCCGAGACGCGGAACCTGCGGCTGAACCAGCCCCGGATCTTCTCCCGGTAGATGTCCACCGCGCGCGCCTTCAGCGGATCCATCTCCGTCCCGCCGCGCACGCCGTCCTCGTGGCCTTTTTCATCCACGTTCGGCGGCGGCTCCACCTTCGCAGGCTCCTCGGCGATCGGCGTCTCGACCACCTTCGCGAGCTCCGCGTCGGGCGGCGGCACGGGCGTCTTCGCCTCGGCGACCTCGATCTCTTTCGGCGGAATGGCCTCCTCGGTCTTCTCCGCCTTCGTCGAGACGAACGCTTTTTCCTCCACGCGGCGCTTCGCGCGAGGCTTCAGCCACCTGTCCGGCAGCTTCGCCGGATCCCGCTTTCCGCCGAGCTTCAAGGCCGGCGCCGCGTCGAGATCGAGCACGGGCACCACCTTCACCGGAATGCTCGGCCCCTTGTCGATCTCCGGCGCCAGCGCCGGACGATCGAGGTCCGCCGCGCGCAGCAAAAAGAGCGCCCCGCCTTGCATCGCCACCGCGCAGATCACGGCGATCGCGATCTCGTGCGTCCTGAAATCGCCCTTGGGTCGCGCCGCCGCGTCCGCGCTCACCGCGAAGCCTCCCGCGCCTCGTCCGGCTCCGGCTCGACCAGCAAATTGAGCCCGAGCACGCCCGCCGAGCGCGCCGCCGCGACCACACGTGCCACGGCCGCGTACCGCGCGTCCTTGTCGGCGCGGATGTAGAGCTCTTTTTCTTTTTGCACCCGCGGGTTCGTCGCGAGCACGTCCTCCACGCTCGCCGTCACGTCGTCCTCCCCGAAGAGGATTTTTTCCTCCTTGGTCACCGTCACGACGAGCTTCGTGTCCTTGACGGGCGCCTCCGTGGCCTCGACTTGCGGCAATTCGACCCGCAGCCCCGACGCGAGCAAGGGCGCCGTCACCATGAACACCACGAGGAGGACGAGCATCACGTCGACGAGCGGCGTGATGTTGATATCGCCGAACCCTTTTCCCCGGCTCCGCCTTCCCCCGCCGCTCGACATGGCCATCGGTCGTCCTCCTTTTCGTCGAAATGCGGCTCAGGGGCCTTGCGGGCCCGGCTTCGGGAGCGTCGCCGGCACCTCGGCGACGAGCGCGACCCAGCCCTCGCTCGCCGCCTCGATCGCCGAGAGCAGCGCGTCGATCCGCTTGTTCAGCGCGTTGTAGGCCACGACCGCCGGGATGGCCGCCGCGAGCCCGATCGCCGTCGCGATCAACGCCTCGCCGATCGCCGGCGCCACGACCGGCAGGCTCGCGCTCTTCGCCTGCCCGATCCGCAAGAATGCATCCATGATCCCGTACACCGTGCCGAACAGGCCGACGAACGGCGCGGCCGCGGCGATCGTGGAGAGCGAGGCCATCAGCGAGCCGGCCCGCTGCTCCTGATCGACGAGCGCGCGTTTGGCCACGGAGTCGAGCAATTTCGGGCTGCCCGCGCGCTTCCCGAGCTCGAGCACGACCACGGCGCCCGGCGCGTCCTGATAACGGCTCGCCGCGGCGAAGAGCGCGTCCGCCGAGAGCGCGTGCTTCGCCTCCTGCTCGAAGCGCCGCTCCGCGCGGCTCAACCGGCCGATCTGGAGCATCTTCAGGAGCGCGATGACCCAGACCATGACCGCCGCGGCGACCAGCATCCAGACCACGACGAACACGGGCCCGGACGCGTGCAGGACGAGCGAGACCGGATCCAGGCGGATCGGCGCCGCGGCGTTTTCGAGGGGCGTATCGATCATGGTTTTTCCTCTTCAGTCGGCGAGATACACGTCGACCTTGCGATCCTGGGCCCAGCCCTCCTCGTCGACCCCGCTCGCCTCGATTTCCCCGCGCGACGACGTCTCCAGGCGCGACTTTTCGAGCCCCTTCTTGCCCAGGAAGTCCGCCACGTTGCCGGCCCGCTTCTGGCCGAGGCCGAAGTTGTATTCGGTCTCCCCGCGCGGATCCGCGTGGCCCACGAGCTTCATTCCTTTGCCGGCGAGCGGGCCCGTCGTGAAGCACCGGGCGAGCGCCTCGAGCGCCTTCGTCGCCTCCGGCTCGACCTCCGACGAGTCGAACGCGAAGCGCGCCCGCGGGATGTCGCCGCACACCTTCAGGATACGATCCTCGATGTGGACCGACCCGGCCGTCGGCGTCGCCTTGTCCTTTTTCACGGGCGCGGCCTGAGCGGCCACGGCGGGAGGCTCGGTGGCCGCGAGGTTCGCCGGCAGGGCCACGGCGGCCGTGTTCGGCGCGGCGACGGGGTCCGAGCCACAACCGATCGAGAGCGCGGCGAGCGTGGTGCTGAGGAGGGTGACGACCTTGAAACGCGACATGATTCCTCCGGCGGGACGCCCCCGGCGTCCATCGACACGGCGCTTACCACGTCGCGCTGGTTCGGGCACAAATTTGGCGAAAGCCGACGACTGGGTATAGAGGCCATGATCGCAGCCCTCTTGACGTGAAGTGCGGAGAGCGCCTACTCCTCTTGGGCTCTCCTCGGAGGACCCCGACCATGCCGATTCCCCGTATCCTCGAAGGCCACCTCACGCTCCCCGTGATTGGCGCGCCCATGTTCATCGTCTCCGGCCCCGAGCTCGTCATCGCCCAGTGCAAGGCCGGCGTCGTCGGCTCCTTCCCGGCGCTCAACGCGCGCCCGAAAGAGCAGCTCGAGGCGTGGATCGTGCGCATCAAGAACGAGCTCGCCCAGCACCGCGCGGAACACCCCGGGGCGCGCGTCGCGCCGTTCGCCGTCAATCAGATCGCGCACCGCTCCAATGACCGGCTCGAGCACGACGTCGAGGTCTGCGTCCGGCACGAGGTGCCGATCATCATCACGAGCCTGCGCCCGCCGGCCGAGATCGTGAAGGCCGTGCATTCCTACGGCGGCATCGTGCTCCACGACGTGATCAACGTGCGGCACGCCGAGAAGGCGGTCGAGGAGGGCGTGGACGGCCTCATCCTTGTCTGCGCCGGCGCGGGCGGCCACGCCGGCACGCTCTCGCCGTTCGCGCTCGTCAACGAGGTGCGCCGCTTCTACCAGGGCACGATTTGCCTCGCCGGCGCGATCTCCACGGGCCGCGACGTCCTCGCCGCGCAATCGTTCGGCGCCGACCTCGCCTACGTCGGCACGCGCTTCATCGCGACCGAGGAGGCGAACGCGATGCCCGAATACAAGAAGATGCTCGTCGAGACGACGGCGAAGGACATCGTGTATTCGTCCCTCTTCACCGGCATCCACGGCAATTACCTGAAGCCCGCCGTCGCGAACAATGGCCTCGACCCGGACAACCTCCCCTCCGCGGACAAGTCCACCATGAACTTCGGCTCCGGCGGCAACATGGCCGCGAAGGCCTGGCGCGACATCTGGAGCGCGGGTCAGGGCGTCGGGAGCATCACGGACGCGCCGCGCGTCGAGACGCTCGTCGGCCGCATGCGCGCCGAATACGACGCCGCGTACGCGGACCTCGCCGGCCGGGCCGCGGCGTTCCGCGGATAGGTCTGTCCTGCCAGTCTTTCAGGCCACGCGCGGCTTCGCCACGACCGCGCGCTCCCCCTTCGCGAGCCCCTCGCGCGGGATCCCGAGCCGCTCCCGCAGATCCCCGAGCGGCATCTCCAGGAGCTCGTCGAGCGTCATGCCCTGCCGGTAGAGCGCCCTCGCCGTCCTCGCGTCCTCGTATGCCTTCCACATACGACGCGGCGCGAGCACGACACCCAGCATCGCGGCCGATACGTTCAGGAAGTACACGACCCACGTCTCGCATCCGCCCATGAGCTCCCATAAACCGATCTCCGCCTCGCCCGTGAGATCGACGCCATACCCCGTCGCCACGTGGTGCAGGTCGTGCAGCGGGATCGCCCAGCGCCGCGGCGGCGGGTTCGGCAGCGTCACCTTGAACCTCCCGCCGAGGATCAACAACGAAAACGTCTCGGCCGTGTATTCGTCCGTGGTGAAGCCGTTCTCCGCGAGATACGCGTCGCGCGCCGCGCGCACGGTGAGCGTGGGAGGCAGCGGGCGATCACGCGGGAAGAGGGGCGACGGAGCGGCGTCGTGCATCGAATCGAAGGCCGTGGTCGTCATCGTGATCTCCTTCATTCCAGAAACAGCCGCGCCTCGGCGCAGGACCGCGTGTGGGGGTCGAATTCGAGCAGCCCGATCCCCCGCCGCCGGGATCCCAAGGCCGTGAGCGAGCACCGGAACGCCGTGAAAAACCCGGCGGAGATCGGCGCGTCGACCTCGAGCGACGCGCCCTGCCCGAGGGCGTTCAAGAGGCCATGGGACGAGAATCGCTCGCCCGGATCGATCTCGATCCGCGGCTCGTCGTCCACGAAGAGCCCCCGGAGCCCCGCGAGGTCGCGCTCTCCGATCCCGCGGGCGAGCTCCCGCGCCGCCTCGTGCCCTCGCTCGAAGATCCCCCGCCAGAGCCCCTCGAGGTACGTCGACACGCTGGAAAAACCCTGGATCGCCAGCATTCTCCCCGTGAGCTGCGTCATCGCGATCAGCGTGCGCGGCCCGCCTCTTAGCGCGCTCATGGTCACGCCGCGCAGCGCCCAGAAGGCCCGCATCCGCTTCACGCGCAGCGCGCCCGAGACCTCGCCGAGCTCGTAGATCAAATACGCGGGCAGCTCCACGCGCGCGCCGTTCGGCGTGCGCGTCTCGATGTTCACGTCGCGCACCACCGTGAGCCCTTGCACCACGTCCGCGAGCACCTCGAAGCGGATGTCGTTCGGGGCGATGTAGACGTCGTAAAACCGCCCGAGCTCGTCGTCGCCGTCGCGCCCGTCCGCGCCCTTGCGCGCGGGCGGGCCGCCCACCGGGTCCTCGACGACCGCGCCGTCCGCGAAGAGCCCCACCCAGCCTGCCTTGTCGTGCGCCGCCACGCGGTCGGGGGAGCTCTTCACGACCGCGTGCACCTCGTCCCGGCTCCATTCCATGGCCCTCGCGTATATCACGAACGGGCCGGGCAGGGGCAGCAGGAACGAGGGCTCTGCGCGGGGCTCGCGCGCCGCCCTCCCTGGCCCTATGCGTCTCGCGGAAGGGAGGGAGAGAGGCATGGCGAAAGACGGCAATGGTCACGCGGCGGCGATGCGAAAGCTGAGGCGGCTCGTGAAGGGCATCCGCGTGGCGATGATGACCACGACCACCGAGGACGGCACCCTCCACAGCCGCCCGATGGCCACGAGCGAGGCCCTCGACGAGGACGGCGCGCTCTGGTTCTTCACGTCCGCGGAGACCGAGAAGGTGCGCGAGATCAACGCCGACCACCACGTCAACGTCGCCTACTCCGACCCCGAGAACGATCGATACGTCTCGATCACGGGAATGGCTCGGGTCGTCCGCAACAAGGAGAAAATGCAAAAACTCTGGAGCCCGATGTTACGCATCTGGTTCCCGCGTGGCCTCGACGAGCCCGACATCGCGCTCCTTCGTGTCGAGGTCGAGCGCGCGGAGTACTGGGATCCCTCGGCGGGCCTGCTCTCGGCCATCGTGAGCCGCGTGCGCTCGGCCGTGACCGGCAATCCGGGTTTTCCGGCGCGGCACGGCCGGATCGACCTCCGGCCCGAGGAGGAGACGCAACGCGCGGCCTGAGGGCCTCGAAAGGAGCCGTCACGATACGAGGCGGATCCCCACGGGCAACCCCTCGCCATAAAAGGCCGCCCGATCCGCCTCCTCCACCGCGACGACCTCCCGCACGGCCTGCACCCATTCCTCGCGCGCGCCCGCGGCGACGAGCCTCCGCTCGACGTCGCGGCGCACCCGCTCCGACACGTCCCGCGCGCGGTCGCCCGTCAACCTGGCCATTTCCATCGCCGCCCGCGGCGCCGTGGGCATCTCGGCCCATTTCTCGCGCAGGAGGTGGTCGAGCCAGCGCTCGGCCACGTTCGGCGGGATGACGTGGTGCGCGCTCGCATACGCGGGCACCCGCGCGCCGATGCGCCCGATCGCCGCCCAGATCCGCGGATCCCGCTCGGTCCAGGTCCGCTCCAGCAAATACCCGCCGAGCTCGGTCCGCCGCCCGGGTGGCGCGCGCTCCAGGGACGAGGCGAGGTCCACGACGTCCGCGTCGGGCTCGGCGCGGATGCCCTTGGGTTTCTTCAATCGCTTCTCGCTCGGCGCGAGGAACGGATCGACGAGGTCGCGAATGGCCACCTGCGCCGCCTCCTCGAGCCCGCCCGCGATGCGCCGCCAGGCGATCCAGAAATGCTGCCAGGTGCGCGCCTCCTGCGCGAACACCACGCGCTCGTGGAAAAGCGAAAAAAGGTTCGCCGCGCGCTCCTCGTCGAGCACGTGCCCGAAGCCGGGGCGGAGCGTGTACCCGGCGAGCTGCCAGAAGACACGCTCGTGATCGGCCGAGCGCCGCCGGCCCTTGTGACCCGGCCATAACACGTCGAAGAGGGCGCGGTTCGTCTCGGCCGTCCACGTGGGCCGCTCGCCGAGGATCCGCTCGAGCTCGCGCACGAGGTCCTTCACCTCGCGCGGCGTGACGTCCGCCCGGCCCTTGCCATAGATGCGCGCGATCGCCTCGCGCGCGTCCTCCAATCGTTTGCCCCCGACCGGCGCGCTCGGCCGCGTCGATTTGCCCGAGGAGACCCCGCCTTCGGTCTCCACGGCGGTGTCGGGGCTCGTCTCGCGTAGATCCCAGGTCAAACGAAAACGCCGGCCTGCGTCGGCGCCGGTCTCGACGCAGGCGAGCTCCAGCGTGCCAATCGCGCTGAGCTCGCCCGCGAGCGAGACGGTCACCTCGCCGGGACGCGCGCCCGGCTCGAAGGCCGAGGAGACGGGCGGTAACGCGGAGAAACGCTCCAGATCCGGCGTGACGACCGCGCCCGGCAGGTCGAGCGCCTCGTCCGACGTGTACATCGGGAATCGCGCGGGCCGGCCGACCGTGAGGGAGAACGTTCGTCCGGGCACGTCATAACGGATGCCCTCGCGCGCGCCGCGCGGGACCACGCAGACGGCCTGCCGCTGCCCCGAGGCCCCCGCCGAGAGGCCCAGGTAATACCCGCGCGCCGAGCCGCCTCCAATACGCACGCCCCGACCGAGCAGGGACAGGCCATACACCACGGCGCCACGCGCGACGGCGAGATCCGGGTCCGCGTGTGGCAGGATCTCCGGACGAGAGGCGCCCCAGGCCCCGATCGCGTCGGCGAGCCGCTCGGGGATACGTTTGGCGCGAAAGACGCCGCCGTTCAGGAGCAACGCGTGCGGCGCGGGCGCGCCGGGGGCGTGGCGCGCGAAGAAATGGGCGACGTGGCGGGTGATGGCGACGTCCCGCTCGTACGGCAGGCCGAAGGCGACGAGCGCGCTGCCGCCGCGGCGCGGGCGATCGGCGAGCGAGGCGGGCGGCAAGAAGCCGTCGAGCACGACCCGCTCGGCCTCCTCACGCGCGAGGCGCGTGGAGAGCGCGGAGCCAATGAGGCGCGCGCCCTTCCCGAGCACGGTGACCGCGACGTCCTCCGGAGGATCCCCGCCGAGCAGCCTCTCTTTCGCGGCCCGGCAGGCGAGCACGAGCTGACCGAAGCGCGCCGGGGGCAACCGATCCGGCGATTCCACGAGGCGGCTCTCGCAGAGGTGCGCGAGCGCGAGGTCCATGTTGTCGCCGCCGAGCAGGAGGTGTTTTCCCACGGCGACGCGCTCCACTTCAATGGCCCCGCGTTGTTCGCCCGGACGAACACGAATCAGGGAGAGATCCGTGGTCCCTCCGCCGACGTCGCAGACGAGCACGAGCGCCTCGCCGCCGCTCCGCTGGCAAAGCGCCGCGAGCTCGTCCTTGCCGGCCCGGGCCATGTAATCGTAAAAGGCGGCCTGCGGCTCCTCGAGCAGCCGCACCTCGAGCCCGGCGCGCCGCGCGGCCTCCACCGTGAGCTCACGCGCGTCCTCGTCGAACGACGCGGGCACGGTCAAGACGACGTCCTGCTTCTCCAGCGGATACGCGAGGAACGCCTCGTTCCACGCGCGCTTGATGTGCAAGAGCAGCCGAGAAGCCGCGTCGACCGGGGACAGGCGAGGCAATGCCTCGTCGTCCTCGCCCGCGCCCCAAGGCAAAATGGGCGCGGTGCGATCGACGCCTGCGTGCGCGAGCCAGCTCTTCGACGAGGCGACGAGCCTGCCCGCGACCTCACCGCCGCGCCGCCGCGCGTGGACGCCGAGCACCCAGGGCGCGTCGCCGAACGGATCGGGCAGCACCTCCCCGGAAATGGGCGCATAAAGAAACGACGGAAAGAGCGGCTGGGCCTCGACCTCGCCGGCGCTCACGAGCTGGGGGACCGGAAAGACCTCGGGCGCCGCGGCGCTCGCCGGGTCGGCCCAGGCGACCACGGTATGTGTCGTGCCGAGATCGATCCCGACGATACGCCGCGCGCTCATGGCAAAAACCTATCCCTCCACGGCGACCTCGCCGCCGTGCGCGCGAACGCCGAGCTCCACTTTCCACTTCTCGCCCGGCTTCTGGGGCTCGATCGGCACGGCCTCGACGAGCAAGGTCCCGACCTCGGTGACGCTCGACCGGAGCCGCACGGGCACGACGTCCCCCTCGCGACGACCGTCGGCCGGCAAGGTGACCTCCATGGGCGAGAGCTCGTCGAGCTCGCCCTCGCCCCACGATTCGAGCTCGAGCCCGGCCGGGTCGTCCCGGCGCACCGAGGAGCCGAAGAAACGAAATCGCACGGGCTCGCCGACCACCACGCCGAGCTCCTGCGGCGGCAAGGCCGCCTCGGTGCCCTCCTCCATGCCAAAAGGAGCGACACAAAGCGCGGTGATCGGCGGCTCGATGCCGGGCACGGCCGGCACGGCGCTCTCGATGCCCACGTAATACGCCCGCGCCGTACCGCCACGAATACGCAGACCCCGGCCCTTGCGCACGAGCCCGTACGTGGCCGCGCCCCGCGCGACGGCGAGGTCGAGATCGGCCGCGGGCAACACCCGCACCGGCGCGCCGCCGTCCGCTTCGAGCCAGGTATTCAAGGTGGAGACGATCCGATCGACGAGGACCTTGCCCTTCATCACGCCGCCATTGAAGAGCAAGACCGTCGGGTGCAGGAGCGTGTTCTCCTTCGACCCCTCGCGCCGCGGAAACCCTTCGATCCGATCGAGCGCGCGCGCGTGCCTGCCGAGGAACGCGGCGAGGTGGCGGGTGACGCCCGGGTCCTGCGCATACGGCAAGCCGAGCTGGGTGAGGCCGCCGCGCGCGCGTTGCGCGGGGCGGGCATTGCCCGCGACGACCGGAAAGAACCCGTCGACGAGGATCTTCGCGACCTCGGCCTGCAAGAGCTCGGTCCGGAGCGACGCGCCGAGCAGCTTCGCGCCGCGGCTCGGCACGACGACGGGCAAGCTCGGGATCGACGCGTCCGAGAGGAGGCGCTCCTTGGCCACACGCGCCGAATGCGTGAGCGCGATCATCTGCCACCGATCGAGCTCCTTGCCCTCCGCGACGAGCTTCTGCCGCGCGACGTGGGCGAGCGCGAGATCCATGTTGTCGCCGCCGAGCAAGATGTGATCCCCCACGGCCACGCGCTCGAGCGCGAGCGAGCCATTCACCTCGGTCGCGGCGATGGCCGAAAAATCGGTGGTGCCGCCGCCGACGTCGACGACGAGGATCACGTCACCGGGGTGGATGTATTTGCGCCAGTCCTCCCCCGCGGCGTCGATCCAGGCATAAAGCGCGGCCTGCGGCTCCTCGAGGAGCGTGAGGTCCTCGAACCCGGCGAGCCCCGCGGCCTCGACCGTGAGATCCCGCGCGGCCGCGTCGAAGGAGGCGGGCACCGTGAGCACGATCTCCTGCTCGGGGAGCGAAAACTCTTTGCCGTGTTTGTACAACCAGGCCTCGGCGAGGTGCTCCAGATATCGCCACGAGGCCTCGACGGGCGAGATCTTCTCGACATCCTCGGGCGCGCCGAGCGGGAGCAGCGCCGATCGCCGATCCACGCCGGCATGCGAGAGCCAGCTCTTCGCGCTCGACACGAGCCGGATGGGCGCGTCGATGCCCCGCGTGCGTGCATATTCACCCACGACGAAGGTGCGCTCGGCGTCCCAGGGCAAACCCTGTGCGCCCTCGCTCTCGTGGGCGGCGTAATAAAACGAAGGCAGGAGGGTGCGCTCCTCCTGCGTGCCGCGGGCGACGAGCTGGAGAATGG contains the following coding sequences:
- a CDS encoding TonB C-terminal domain-containing protein, with product MSADAAARPKGDFRTHEIAIAVICAVAMQGGALFLLRAADLDRPALAPEIDKGPSIPVKVVPVLDLDAAPALKLGGKRDPAKLPDRWLKPRAKRRVEEKAFVSTKAEKTEEAIPPKEIEVAEAKTPVPPPDAELAKVVETPIAEEPAKVEPPPNVDEKGHEDGVRGGTEMDPLKARAVDIYREKIRGWFSRRFRVSGSGLSPEEITKFRVAATVTLSGGRSVASFAIVSSGQAAFDAAARSALESARGEELPPPPENYPDIVQSQISLTFTCTPSLCD
- a CDS encoding biopolymer transporter ExbD; translated protein: MAMSSGGGRRSRGKGFGDINITPLVDVMLVLLVVFMVTAPLLASGLRVELPQVEATEAPVKDTKLVVTVTKEEKILFGEDDVTASVEDVLATNPRVQKEKELYIRADKDARYAAVARVVAAARSAGVLGLNLLVEPEPDEAREASR
- a CDS encoding MotA/TolQ/ExbB proton channel family protein; protein product: MIDTPLENAAAPIRLDPVSLVLHASGPVFVVVWMLVAAAVMVWVIALLKMLQIGRLSRAERRFEQEAKHALSADALFAAASRYQDAPGAVVVLELGKRAGSPKLLDSVAKRALVDQEQRAGSLMASLSTIAAAAPFVGLFGTVYGIMDAFLRIGQAKSASLPVVAPAIGEALIATAIGLAAAIPAVVAYNALNKRIDALLSAIEAASEGWVALVAEVPATLPKPGPQGP
- a CDS encoding OmpA family protein, translating into MSRFKVVTLLSTTLAALSIGCGSDPVAAPNTAAVALPANLAATEPPAVAAQAAPVKKDKATPTAGSVHIEDRILKVCGDIPRARFAFDSSEVEPEATKALEALARCFTTGPLAGKGMKLVGHADPRGETEYNFGLGQKRAGNVADFLGKKGLEKSRLETSSRGEIEASGVDEEGWAQDRKVDVYLAD
- a CDS encoding NAD(P)H-dependent flavin oxidoreductase, with protein sequence MPIPRILEGHLTLPVIGAPMFIVSGPELVIAQCKAGVVGSFPALNARPKEQLEAWIVRIKNELAQHRAEHPGARVAPFAVNQIAHRSNDRLEHDVEVCVRHEVPIIITSLRPPAEIVKAVHSYGGIVLHDVINVRHAEKAVEEGVDGLILVCAGAGGHAGTLSPFALVNEVRRFYQGTICLAGAISTGRDVLAAQSFGADLAYVGTRFIATEEANAMPEYKKMLVETTAKDIVYSSLFTGIHGNYLKPAVANNGLDPDNLPSADKSTMNFGSGGNMAAKAWRDIWSAGQGVGSITDAPRVETLVGRMRAEYDAAYADLAGRAAAFRG
- a CDS encoding nuclear transport factor 2 family protein — encoded protein: MEWSRDEVHAVVKSSPDRVAAHDKAGWVGLFADGAVVEDPVGGPPARKGADGRDGDDELGRFYDVYIAPNDIRFEVLADVVQGLTVVRDVNIETRTPNGARVELPAYLIYELGEVSGALRVKRMRAFWALRGVTMSALRGGPRTLIAMTQLTGRMLAIQGFSSVSTYLEGLWRGIFERGHEAARELARGIGERDLAGLRGLFVDDEPRIEIDPGERFSSHGLLNALGQGASLEVDAPISAGFFTAFRCSLTALGSRRRGIGLLEFDPHTRSCAEARLFLE
- a CDS encoding pyridoxamine 5'-phosphate oxidase family protein → MAKDGNGHAAAMRKLRRLVKGIRVAMMTTTTEDGTLHSRPMATSEALDEDGALWFFTSAETEKVREINADHHVNVAYSDPENDRYVSITGMARVVRNKEKMQKLWSPMLRIWFPRGLDEPDIALLRVEVERAEYWDPSAGLLSAIVSRVRSAVTGNPGFPARHGRIDLRPEEETQRAA
- a CDS encoding hsp70 family protein, which encodes MSARRIVGIDLGTTHTVVAWADPASAAAPEVFPVPQLVSAGEVEAQPLFPSFLYAPISGEVLPDPFGDAPWVLGVHARRRGGEVAGRLVASSKSWLAHAGVDRTAPILPWGAGEDDEALPRLSPVDAASRLLLHIKRAWNEAFLAYPLEKQDVVLTVPASFDEDARELTVEAARRAGLEVRLLEEPQAAFYDYMARAGKDELAALCQRSGGEALVLVCDVGGGTTDLSLIRVRPGEQRGAIEVERVAVGKHLLLGGDNMDLALAHLCESRLVESPDRLPPARFGQLVLACRAAKERLLGGDPPEDVAVTVLGKGARLIGSALSTRLAREEAERVVLDGFLPPASLADRPRRGGSALVAFGLPYERDVAITRHVAHFFARHAPGAPAPHALLLNGGVFRAKRIPERLADAIGAWGASRPEILPHADPDLAVARGAVVYGLSLLGRGVRIGGGSARGYYLGLSAGASGQRQAVCVVPRGAREGIRYDVPGRTFSLTVGRPARFPMYTSDEALDLPGAVVTPDLERFSALPPVSSAFEPGARPGEVTVSLAGELSAIGTLELACVETGADAGRRFRLTWDLRETSPDTAVETEGGVSSGKSTRPSAPVGGKRLEDAREAIARIYGKGRADVTPREVKDLVRELERILGERPTWTAETNRALFDVLWPGHKGRRRSADHERVFWQLAGYTLRPGFGHVLDEERAANLFSLFHERVVFAQEARTWQHFWIAWRRIAGGLEEAAQVAIRDLVDPFLAPSEKRLKKPKGIRAEPDADVVDLASSLERAPPGRRTELGGYLLERTWTERDPRIWAAIGRIGARVPAYASAHHVIPPNVAERWLDHLLREKWAEMPTAPRAAMEMARLTGDRARDVSERVRRDVERRLVAAGAREEWVQAVREVVAVEEADRAAFYGEGLPVGIRLVS
- a CDS encoding Hsp70 family protein, with protein sequence MTARFVVGIDLGTTHSALAFAETAASSARPDVLPILQLVARGTQEERTLLPSFYYAAHESEGAQGLPWDAERTFVVGEYARTRGIDAPIRLVSSAKSWLSHAGVDRRSALLPLGAPEDVEKISPVEASWRYLEHLAEAWLYKHGKEFSLPEQEIVLTVPASFDAAARDLTVEAAGLAGFEDLTLLEEPQAALYAWIDAAGEDWRKYIHPGDVILVVDVGGGTTDFSAIAATEVNGSLALERVAVGDHILLGGDNMDLALAHVARQKLVAEGKELDRWQMIALTHSARVAKERLLSDASIPSLPVVVPSRGAKLLGASLRTELLQAEVAKILVDGFFPVVAGNARPAQRARGGLTQLGLPYAQDPGVTRHLAAFLGRHARALDRIEGFPRREGSKENTLLHPTVLLFNGGVMKGKVLVDRIVSTLNTWLEADGGAPVRVLPAADLDLAVARGAATYGLVRKGRGLRIRGGTARAYYVGIESAVPAVPGIEPPITALCVAPFGMEEGTEAALPPQELGVVVGEPVRFRFFGSSVRRDDPAGLELESWGEGELDELSPMEVTLPADGRREGDVVPVRLRSSVTEVGTLLVEAVPIEPQKPGEKWKVELGVRAHGGEVAVEG